One part of the Marinobacterium rhizophilum genome encodes these proteins:
- the secF gene encoding protein translocase subunit SecF, which translates to MGVLTRFSVNKTTIDFMALRPFTALLSLVLVLASVASLLINGLPLGLDFTGGTLIEVGYSQAPSLEDIRVLLAAAGHEGALVQTFGSLNDVLIRLSSSYTPEIGEKVRNLLQSATSEVVDLRRTEFVGAQVGEDLRERGGMGVLVALAMITLYVSFRFQLKFAIGAVVALFHDVIIVLGAFSLFGWDFDLTVLAAILAVIGYSLNDSLVVADRIRENIRRRRQGSMRDLVNLSLNETLSRTLMTSFTTLLVVIALFLFGGSMIHGFATALLVGIAVGTYSSIYVASDLLLWMNLQSEDLVRTPAQVEEDLLP; encoded by the coding sequence ATGGGTGTATTGACGCGTTTCTCTGTAAACAAAACCACGATTGATTTTATGGCACTGCGGCCCTTCACCGCACTGCTGTCCCTGGTGCTGGTGCTGGCTTCTGTGGCATCGCTGCTGATTAACGGCTTGCCGCTGGGGCTGGATTTTACCGGCGGCACCCTGATAGAGGTTGGCTACAGCCAGGCGCCGTCCCTGGAGGACATACGCGTACTGCTGGCAGCGGCCGGGCATGAGGGTGCCCTGGTACAGACTTTTGGCTCACTCAACGATGTGCTGATCCGGCTCTCATCCAGCTACACGCCCGAGATTGGCGAGAAGGTGCGCAACCTGCTGCAAAGTGCCACCAGCGAGGTTGTAGACCTGCGCCGCACCGAGTTCGTCGGTGCCCAGGTCGGCGAGGATCTGCGCGAGCGCGGCGGGATGGGCGTGCTGGTGGCGCTGGCAATGATTACCCTCTATGTGTCGTTCCGCTTCCAGCTGAAGTTCGCCATTGGCGCCGTGGTGGCCCTGTTCCATGATGTCATAATCGTGCTGGGTGCTTTTTCGCTGTTTGGCTGGGACTTCGACCTCACCGTACTGGCGGCGATTCTGGCGGTCATAGGCTATTCACTCAACGATAGCCTGGTGGTGGCGGATCGTATCCGCGAAAACATCCGGCGCCGGCGTCAGGGCAGCATGCGGGACCTTGTTAACCTGTCACTGAACGAGACCCTGAGCCGGACCCTGATGACGTCCTTTACCACGCTGCTGGTGGTCATTGCGCTGTTTCTGTTTGGCGGCAGCATGATACATGGCTTTGCCACGGCGCTGCTGGTTGGCATCGCGGTGGGCACCTATTCATCGATCTATGTCGCCAGCGATCTGTTGCTGTGGATGAACCTGCAAAGCGAGGATCTGGTTCGTACGCCGGCACAGGTTGAAGAAGACTTGCTGCCCTGA
- a CDS encoding gamma-glutamylcyclotransferase family protein codes for MSARRLEARISAVRKVGVGRLDGHQLRFHKVSHTDGSAKCDAFETGDIRHCVIGVLFELSEPDRARLDRFEGLHSGYEARDILVRLDDGSTVIAFTYSATRIDPALRPFDWYREHVLTGAREHGFAQAYIQQIEAIECINDPDEARCARERGIYR; via the coding sequence TTGTCAGCCAGGCGACTCGAAGCCCGGATATCCGCCGTGCGCAAAGTCGGTGTCGGCAGGCTTGATGGGCACCAGCTGCGATTTCACAAGGTCAGCCATACGGACGGATCGGCCAAGTGTGACGCTTTCGAAACCGGCGATATCCGGCACTGCGTGATCGGGGTACTGTTCGAGCTATCCGAGCCTGACAGAGCCAGGCTCGATCGCTTTGAGGGCCTGCATTCTGGCTATGAAGCCAGGGATATCCTGGTACGGCTTGATGACGGCTCGACAGTAATCGCCTTTACCTACTCTGCAACCCGCATTGACCCTGCTCTGCGGCCCTTTGACTGGTACCGCGAGCACGTACTGACAGGTGCCAGGGAGCATGGTTTTGCGCAAGCCTATATTCAGCAGATTGAGGCAATCGAGTGCATCAACGACCCCGATGAAGCCCGCTGTGCGCGGGAGCGGGGGATTTACCGCTAA
- a CDS encoding YoaK family protein: protein MISKLPRWIEFGAFTLALLAGTVNAVGLLGFAHQSISHLSGTATLLGAELGGLSGSSLHLAAILLSFLLGAALSGFLISSPSLKLGRHYDSLLFIEGAFLLVAIYFLNQGSVLGHYLASAACGMQNALATTYSGAIIRTTHITGIITDLGIMLGATLRKERFDRRKALLLVLITAGFVTGGLLGALLYGQLQFYALAAPALICFVLALVYHLYVIRKAS from the coding sequence ATGATATCGAAACTGCCGCGCTGGATTGAATTTGGGGCCTTTACCCTGGCCCTGCTCGCGGGCACCGTCAACGCGGTGGGCCTGCTGGGCTTCGCGCACCAGTCCATCTCCCACCTGTCGGGAACCGCGACCCTGCTGGGCGCGGAACTGGGCGGACTCTCAGGCAGCAGCCTGCACCTGGCGGCCATACTGCTGAGCTTTCTGCTCGGCGCGGCGCTATCGGGATTCCTCATATCGAGTCCGTCGTTGAAGCTTGGCAGGCACTACGATTCGCTGCTGTTTATCGAAGGTGCCTTTTTGCTGGTAGCGATCTATTTCCTCAACCAGGGATCGGTACTCGGGCACTACCTCGCCTCGGCGGCCTGCGGCATGCAAAACGCCCTGGCAACAACCTACAGCGGTGCCATCATTCGCACCACTCACATCACGGGCATTATCACGGACCTGGGCATCATGCTCGGTGCCACCCTGCGCAAGGAGCGTTTTGACCGGCGCAAGGCACTGCTGCTGGTCCTGATCACCGCGGGCTTTGTCACCGGCGGCCTGCTGGGCGCACTGCTGTATGGCCAGCTGCAGTTTTATGCCCTGGCCGCCCCCGCACTGATCTGTTTTGTACTGGCGCTGGTGTATCACCTCTATGTCATCCGAAAGGCAAGCTGA